Proteins from a single region of Oncorhynchus nerka isolate Pitt River linkage group LG18, Oner_Uvic_2.0, whole genome shotgun sequence:
- the dnaaf2 gene encoding protein kintoun, whose product MEFGSKLKDLNMTPDEMGRFTKAFQNEEFRKMLHEYAEEISKPENKKKYEEEIKLLEQERGVDIQFVHPKPYRALKTSMDGRQKCFINVCSNDMIRKPEFRRVDEAGRVGQHWSLPHSLTPGTPDRDAKGNKYTIYDVVFHPDTIHMAGNNPRFMEMVDNTAVEAVENGGKVKLDKNNVRVLKIKYKGTLHAAVMRKPLPGQPAKEKPSPLDNHLSFPYPDEKQPDTATNQKESPILKAEIQSDTQISQRQQNVNSPKKPTKPHYTLKYRSFIDLQDFRCSRDSAQSPRPKEIVITIDLPLLRSVADADLDVTERLVSLESKKPAYRLEVPMAYPVDENKGEAKFNKQKKQLVVTLPVLPLKEPIVAEVSGWQLVNDDGEEDFEDSCVSAAQSEDATRGKVDTPYHNGLGKEDTPYHSGRGKEDTPDHNGRGIEDTPDHNGRGIEDTPDHNGRGIEDTPDHNGRGIEDTPDYNGRGKEDTPDHNGLGKEDTPDYSGRGIEDTPDYSGRGIEDTPDYSGRGIEDTSDYSGRGIEDTPDYSGRGIEDTPYHSGRGKEDTPDHNGRGIEDTPDHNGRGIEDTPDHNGRGIEDTPDHNGRGIEDTPDYNGRGIEDTPNHNGLGIEDTPNHNGLGIEDTPDHNGKEDTPDHNGLGIEDTPDHNGRGIEDTPDHNVKEDTPTTTSKKIPRPQRQRRYPDHNGLGKEDTPDYSGRGIEDTPDYSGRGIEDTPDYSGRGIEDTSDYSGRGKEDTPDYSGCNEGDISEDVHSGNATSLRSENQLISVLEDKIEFSEQSGDIEEDKQHKLKSGESHQAKASEPTEFDGKTGCTDQNEGQSDDNNLHDEVETDPSSLSERIDDPSNTAPMVIPSNLDNNDQAKDCSSPKIEEIVESQAPTKIKQKTVQFSEHVEVAQSQEEDDLPAEQTFQDCNMRPQQVLLTEINQHGQEVVICDHTTSAGFVFQNSFIYDLD is encoded by the exons ATGGAGTTCGGTTCCAAACTCAAGGACCTGAATATGACACCGGATGAAATGGGCCGCTTTACCAAGGCTTTTCAAAATGAGGAATTCAGAAAGATGCTGCACGAATACGCAGAGGAAATATCAAAGCCAGAGAACAAGAAGAAATATGAGGAAGAAATCAAGTTGTTAGAACAAGAGAGGGGCGTGGACATTCAATTTGTCCACCCCAAACCTTACCGAGCCCTGAAGACGAGTATGGACGGTAGGCAGAAGTGCTTCATCAATGTCTGCAGCAATGACATGATTCGTAAACCTGAGTTTAGGAGGGTAGACGAGGCTGGCAGAGTAGGGCAGCATTGGTCACTACCCCACAGCTTGACACCTGGAACGCCAGACAGGGATGCAAAGGGGAATAAGTACACAATCTATGATGTTGTGTTTCATCCAGACACTATTCACATGGCTGGAAACAACCCAAGATTTATGGAAATGGTTGACAACACTGCTGTTGAGGCTGTCGAGAATGGGGGCAAAGTGAAGCTAGACAAAAACAATGTAAGAGTTTTGAAAATCAAATACAAAGGGACACTACACGCTGCCGTCATGCGCAAGCCCTTACCTGGTCAACCTGCCAAGGAAAAACCTTCACCACTTGACAATCATCTCTCGTTCCCCTACCCCGACGAAAAGCAACCAGATACGGCAACAAATCAAAAGGAGAGCCCTATACTGAAGGCCGAGATTCAGTCCGACACCCAGATCAGCCAGAGACAACAAAATGTCAATTCACCCAAGAAGCCAACGAAACCACATTACACTCTAAAATACAGATCATTCATTGATTTGCAAGATTTCAGGTGCTCAAGAGATTCAGCTCAGAGCCCACGCCCTAAAGAGATTGTCATCACTATTGATTTGCCTTTGCTTAGATCTGTTGCGGATGCTGATCTAGATGTGACTGAAAGACTTGTTAGTTTGGAATCCAAGAAACCAGCTTACAGACTAGAGGTGCCGATGGCATATCCAGTGGATGAAAACAAGGGAGAGGCAAAGTTCAACAAGCAAAAGAAACAACTGGTTGTTACTTTACCTGTTCTACCTCTGAAGGAGCCAATAGTCGCTGAAGTGTCTGGCTGGCAGCTTGTCAATGATGATGGTGAAGAGGATTTTGAGGATAGTTGTGTAAGCGCAGCGCAGTCGGAAGACGCAACACGTGGCAAAGTAGATACCCCCTACCACAACGGACTTGGCAAAGAAGATACCCCCTACCACAGTGGACGTGGAAAAGAAGATACCCCCGACCACAACGGACGTGGCATTGAAGATACCCCCGACCACAACGGACGTGGCATTGAAGATACCCCCGACCACAACGGACGTGGCATTGAAGATACCCCCGACCACAACGGACGTGGCATTGAAGATACCCCCGACTACAACGGACGTGG CAAAGAAGATACCCCCGACCACAACGGACTTGGCAAAGAAGATACCCCCGACTACAGCGGACGTGGCATTGAAGATACCCCCGACTACAGCGGACGTGGCATTGAAGATACCCCCGACTACAGCGGACGTGGCATTGAAGATACCTCCGACTACAGCGGACGTGGCATTGAAGATACCCCCGACTACAGCGGACGTGGCATTGAAGATACCCCCTACCACAGTGGACGTGGAAAAGAAGATACCCCCGACCACAACGGACGTGGCATTGAAGATACCCCCGACCACAACGGACGTGGCATTGAAGATACCCCCGACCACAACGGACGTGGCATTGAAGATACCCCCGACCACAACGGACGTGGCATTGAAGATACCCCCGACTACAACGGACGTGGCATTGAAGATACCCCCAACCACAACGGACTTGGCATTGAAGATACCCCCAACCACAACGGACTTGGCATTGAAGATACCCCCGACCACAACGGCAAAGAAGATACCCCCGACCACAACGGACTTGGCATTGAAGATACCCCCGACCACAACGGACGTGGCATTGAAGATACCCCCGACCACAACGTCAAAGAAGATACCCCGACCACAACGTCAAAGAAGATACCCCGACCACAACGTCAAAGAAGATACCCCGACCACAACGGACTTGGCAAAGAAGATACCCCCGACTACAGCGGACGTGGCATTGAAGATACCCCCGACTACAGCGGACGTGGCATTGAAGATACCCCCGACTACAGCGGACGTGGCATTGAAGATACCTCCGACTACAGCGGACGTGGCAAAGAAGATACCCCCGACTACAGCGGTTGCAATGAAGGGGACATCTCAGAAGACGTTCACTCTGGAAATGCCACATCACTCCGGTCTGAAAATCAACTAATCTCAGTCCTGGAAGACAAGATAGAGTTTTCTGAACAGTCTGGTGACATTGAGGAGGACAAGCAACACAAACTGAAAAGTGGTGAATCACACCAAGCTAAAGCTTCAGAGCCCACTGAGTTTGATGGCAAGACTGGGTGCACTGACCAGAATGAGGGACAGTCAGATGACAATAATTTACATGATGAG GTGGAAACAGACCCATCATCCCTGAGCGAGAGAATAGATGACCCATCTAACACTGCACCAATGGTCATCCCGTCCAATCTTGACAACAATGACCAGGCCAAAGACTGCTCATCCCCCAAGATCGAAGAGATAGTTGAAAGTCAAGCTCCAACTAAGATTAAACAGAAGACTGTGCAATTCAGTGAGCATGTGGAGGTGGCTCAGTCTCAGGAGGAAGATGACCTGCCTGCTGAGCAGACCTTTCAGGACTGTAATATGAGACCACAGCAAGTACTGCTGACAGAAATCAACCAGCATGGACAAGAGGTGGTCATTTGTGATCATACTACATCTGCTGGTTTCGTTTTTCAAAACTCCTTTATCTATGACCTGGACTGA
- the lrr1 gene encoding leucine-rich repeat protein 1: MKLQCDVEVVNRMLPTYGMKNRGKGARAVLSIGRHVDKTTQRHNIYLMICTAKDRTGTKYKLKENIETFFTRFVEEGKATVRLKEPVVDICLSKADANSLKNFLSAARLAHRGNDMDSLPLSTLTPVRARDVEKPKKKLTIVSKKDYPLTSNFPYSLEQLQVSYCKLSRVDMRMLSLKALRRLDLSNNNIKKLPDTIGDLGCLAELILHNNHLETFSEALCLSSLQRTLQHLDLSQNRLQALPPHFCQLRELINLKMDNNGLVWLPFRISHLSKLRFLSAAHNQLALLPGDFRKLNLENLDLFGNPFAHPNPLDHTIQLTFPLTLQEMAARAVANLRIPYGPHLIPAHLCQDLEVAKTCDCGCTCVNYYIKTAVSMNLHLVSHTVVLVDDMGGTDAPVQHHFCSLSCYSEFLDQCLQRGLR, encoded by the exons ATGAAGCTTCAGTGCGACGTCGAAGTCGTGAACCGGATGCTTCCCACGTATGGGATGAAAAACAGAGGAAAGGGAGCAAGGGCTGTGCTGTCTATTGGGAGACATGTGGACAAGACCACACAACGCCACAACATTTATCTAATGATCTGTACAGCAAAGGATAGGACAGGAACGAAATATAAG CTAAAAGAAAACATTGAAACATTCTTCACCAGGTTTGTTGAGGAGGGCAAAGCCACTGTGAGACTGAAGGAGCCCGTTGTTGACATCTGCTTGAGCAAG GCTGATGCTAACAGCTTGAAGAACTTCCTCTCGGCTGCTCGGTTGGCTCACAGAGGAAATGACATGGACAGCCtgcctctctctacactgacgCCCGTCCGAGCCAGGGATGTGGAGAAGCCCAAGAAGAAGCTGACTATTGTATCCAAGAAGGACTATCCATTGACCTCCAATTTTCCCTACTCATTAGAGCAGCTCCAGGTGTCCTACTGCAAGCTCTCACGGGTGGACATGCGAATGCTCTCCCTCAAGGCACTGCGCAGACTGGACCTCAGTAATAACAACATAAAAAAACTTCCTGACACCATCGGTGACCTGGGCTGCCTGGCTGAGCTTATTCTCCACAACAACCACTTAGAGACCTTTAGTGAAGCCCTCTGCCTGTCCAGCCTTCAGCGCACACTTCAACACCTCGACCTGAGTCAGAACCGCCTGCAGGCCCTGCCGCCTCACTTCTGCCAGCTGCGAGAGCTGATCAACCTCAAGATGGACAACAACGGACTGGTGTGGCTGCCCTTTCGCATCAGCCATCTCTCCAAGCTGCGCTTTTTGTCAGCTGCACACAACCAGCTGGCCCTGCTGCCAGGGGACTTCCGAAAGTTAAATCTGGAGAACCTGGACCTGTTTGGTAATCCGTTCGCCCATCCCAACCCCCTGGACCACACCATCCAGCTCACCTTCCCCCTGACACTGCAGGAGATGGCCGCCAGGGCTGTGGCCAACCTCAG AATCCCTTACGGGCCTCATCTCATCCCTGCCCACCTTTGTCAAGACCTGGAGGTTGCCAAGACCTGTGACTGTGGCTGTACCTGTGTGAACTACTACATCAAAACAGCAGTCAGCATGAATCTGCATCTGGTGTCTCACACTGTGGTTTTGGTAGATGACATGGGAGGAACAGATGCACCGGTGCAGCATCACTTTTGCTCCCTATCATGTTACTCTGAGTTCCTGGACCAATGCCTTCAGCGAGGCCTGAGATGA